In Capsicum annuum cultivar UCD-10X-F1 chromosome 8, UCD10Xv1.1, whole genome shotgun sequence, the genomic window CATGAAGCATAGCCCTtataacatatatataagtaCTACGTATTATTCAATCAAGCGTTAATAATCACAAACAAACCAAAAGTATCCcgattttttgagctttataccTGAACTATATAAGCTAAGCGAGTCTTCTACTAGAGCTATCATCAACAAATACAAGTAGGAAAAGTAAACAGTAGATAGTTGAATTGTGTGTAGATAAATCGTAATAGTTCAAAATTAACACGTAATAGTGTTTATATATGAAACTCAAAAAGATCGAGATAATTTAGACCTTCTATCTTCAATCAAACAACATGTCCCAATACCAAATTAGTGTAGCAATTAACCTAAAGTACAAATTTCTATCACATGATACTCCCGATGAACAGCACAATCAAATTCCACAGTAAAAACAAAACTGCACATAAGCTGCTCGATTTAATGCTTCTATGAAAATCAAATTAAGTAAACCCAGAAATAGATCTATTTCTGGCGATTTCATTTCATCTTTTGTTTAGTGCTATATACATCAATTAATTTTACGAAATTAGCattttgaattgaaattaaaagaatttaaaaaaaaaaacggaATTAAATTGAAGGATATGAATTTTGTTGCTTACCTTGTGAAATAGAGAGGAATTGGTTGTGTATGGCTTGAGCAAcaagtttttatttcatttactCTAATTATAATTGGATCCCAGGAATGGGCTCTTCCATGGGCCGGGTTAAGGAGCCCACTTTAGTAAGAACTTTTTTCACCAAATATGGagattaaaggaaaaattacaataaatagcaacacttcttcaaaattgcaacttatagcaaaagtagcaatattttacccacttcatagtaatagaagaatatgtatttttcagttgtgcatatgtatttatgagtaatacatatatatttgtatatgtatttatatagcaacattttacttaaatacaaatacaatttgctatttttcgtaattatgaaactgttgttataaaagttacaattaaagctacagagttgctatttctgaaatttttccgaGATTAAATTGCACAAATAGGATTTTTTAGAGACAGCCTTTAATTTTGAGCAAATAACATAAATCTCGGCAGTTTGATGCATAATTACAGAAAATCTCGACATAATTAAAATGGACCGATGAAAGTATCAAATTTAGCAAATCTCGAGGTATATATTCTGCCATTTTAAATGGCTAAGGATATGGGCCAAAATTAAGACATTATGAGCCAACTACATAATAATGCTATCAATGCTGGCCTTTTATAGTATGACGAAAAATCTTGAGGTATGAGAAAATGGTATCAACTTCCTCTAGCTAGAGAAAGGGAGAAAGAGTTACATTGCTTAAAAATGGGAAATGTATTTGCAGTAATAAAGCCAATGTTACATGGTATAATGAAAGTTATTGGAATGACATCCAAGTTGGTTGAGATAGAACCAGGAACTACCTTGCATTTATGGGTTCCAATTCATCACAACCCAAACAACAAAACTAAGCCTGCAGTTGTATTTCTCCATGGATTTGTTGCCAATGGAATTATGACCTGGCTCTTTCAAATGATCTCCTTACGAACTTCTTTTGCTGTCTACGTCCCTGATTTACTTTTCTTCGGAGACTCCTTCACTCATCGTCCCGAACGGTCAACGAGTTTTCAGGCACATTGCTTAGCAAAAGGTATTGCTGAAGTAACATATCATCATGATCTAAAAGTTTAAACTacatactttttttcttttcttaattctCTTCAATATGCCCTAACTCGATCGATCCCTTGCGAGTTTGCATTTTATTGTTATTGGTGGTATATATGCTCAATCTCAGGACTTCTGTCTACTCAGCTATCATACTGAAATGTGTAATCAACCACTTCATATTAGAATTTAAGTTGTTATCATGTCCAACATATTTACTAATGTTCTAAAAACATTTCTCACGTACGCGCATGATTCTTTTTTCAGCTATGATGAAGCTAGGAGTTGAAAAGTTTTCTCTAGTCGGATTCAGTTATGGAGGAATGGTTGGTTTCAAGTTGGCCCAATTGTATCCTCACATGGTTGAATCTATGGTTATGTCAAGCACAGTTATAGAGATGACTGAATCCATTAGCAATGCCTCTTTGAAGAACATTAATGGATTCACAACTTGGGCTGATTTGCTTTTGCCAAAAACCATCACTGATCTCAAAGTTCTTTTATCTATTGGCAGTCATAAATTTCCTTGGTTCCCTCAATTTTTCTACAGGGATTTTCTTGAGGTACGTACTACCTCATTAACTActcatatttctcatattttgtcTACTTTCTTTCATCCATGTTTAACTTATGACTCGTATGTAGTAAAATAGACACAGAAAGTACTaatatacaaaatatagaaataaataatatgctACAAATAATCaacatactccctccgtttcgttttagttgaccctctttctaaaaatatttatttcaatttagttgtcccttttaatgaaatcaagagtatttcgttatgttcttccaatactaccctcaacattaaatgacgactaaacaaaatatatttactcaaatttatattttcaaagaataattaataagactaatttggtaaaataaactcctaataaatatttattttcttaagggGAGTGTCAAGTAAAAAAgggtcaactattttgaaacgaaAGGAATAAATAGGTAgtgtcaaaattatttattttatcatggtACATATAACAAGATTTTAATGGTTTGTAAAAGTAGGTAATGTTTGGCAACAGAAAGGAGAAAGAAGAACTTCTTGAAGCTTTAGTAGTCAGTGACAAAGACGCCACAATTACGGACCCTAACTACTCCCAGGTTTGTTATGCACATAATGATTTGAAGCACTTAAATTGGATTTTCTAAAACACATTACTGGTCAAATTTCATATGTGGGTAATGAATTGTCAAAAATAAGAGATGATGTATAATAAAGTCAATTTCGTAACGCGtcggatattatttattttgatacgCTTGTCTACTCTATCATGCAGAGGATTTATCTTTTATTCGGAGATGACGATAAGATATTTAATCAGGCTATTTCTAATACCATGAAAGCGTAAGTCCTTCACCCTGAATAACTAGTTAGTTGGATCTCTAACGTTGATTATATTTGAAGGTCAAATTTGAAATTCGATTATGACAATTTATTTCATACTGTTTATTATTAGTAGAATTATTTTTGGGTACAATAATAAGTGCAGAAAATTGGGAGGAAATACAACATTGGAGTACATTAAAAGAGCAGGACATCTTGTTCAATTGGAGCGGCCATGCACGTACAATCATTCTCTCAAGAAATTTCTTTCGTATTCAAGCTAAGTGGCTATAGAAACATGTGATGTATCTATACGACAAACGTCACATTTTTCTATTACTATTATAATTACTTCTTCGTAGTGGTGGATGTATGCATAATTGTTTAAGTAATTATATCACCTAATGTACGTTTTGGTATCACAGTAGTGATTATATGTATTATTATTGTTACGTATCAATTAAATATACAACTTGTTGATCGATCTTTTATGGAACCTAGCCAGTAGTATATATAGACATTAAGCAGACAATAATAGAACTGGAGTGTCGAAGGTTTTTGCAAATGATACAACGCGTATTTAAGCCAGGGACGtatcaataaaattagtggcatAAAACCAAACTTTAATAAAAGATCttaaatatatagatatacatacaaaaataatattgtaataatttagagttgtcttTTTCATTCTTGCATATGAGTTGTTTttggtataatatttttaaacGACACATAGCATTTAAAttcacatattaatatgattattaataaaaaagtaaggattaattctagttaataagatgttagtAATTTCTTTGCAATATATAACTTGAAtgttgttaaaattttatttattaaattaagtttgagttgtttaattcaaatttctaaaatatttctaataaaaattagatagtcttttcattctttattttttttgaataatttttttaaatgtatttcacaatcttcattattatttcaagcgaatttgaaatcataaaatttactaGTAATATTTTTATGAGGCCTCAATATTATAAGGGCCTAAAGCAAACACTTTACTAGCCTTACCTTTGAGCCAATTTGAGCTAGATTTCCATCTGTGTATCCTCAACTATATCCCATGTATAATTcaatgtatatttgtgtataatATCACATTGTATATCCATTTATCTTGTGTCTATCATGTATATATCCATAAATATCTTTGTAATATAAACTTATATGCATGATATACACGTCACAATGATCCATTGAAACACAACATTTGTTGTAAgcaaattaggatttttttttttttttaaaattccatGTACTGTATATATTTttggcaaaaaaataaaaaaataaaagaacacaatTATTAATTAGGGATGGTATATAGGTGTCAATATCTGgtatcaattttaatttaagcccaatttcaagtcatgaattataTCCTTCATTGTCTATTGTCTTTGCCATTTCTAATTCTGTCTGATTAGGATAATATATGGATGGTGATGGTATAGGTATGGAGAAGATCAGATGAAGTGAGTAATAGTACCAAATAGTCACATCAAGGCAATCATTATAGTATATTTTGCGTATCAATTTTAATGTGTCTTTTTCCTCTTCCTTTGGCTTCCAAAGCAAATACCATGTGCATGCGTACTTACAAATAAAGTGAACACTTTCTTCGAAAAGTACTTATGGATATTACAGTATGGCCAACTAATTTACTAACATGaccaaaatatacataatatatacattatCGATGTATATGTTGTGTATAGGATATCTACtccatattattttatgtatggtTAGTCCAAagtatatttaacctatatattTTGAGTTGCTATTTCTTCCAACTCCCCAATATACTCACTCATAGAAACAGCTGCTTCTGGttaattttatgtaaataaattaaGGATTAACTACATGGCATAATAAACTTAACCCCTTAATTTATGTCCCATAAAAACAGTTTAAAAAAATTACTCTGTACAGTAACTGTAGCAATTGATGGAGTTTGATCGGGTaagaattaattaagaaattaagtATCTTTCAAACCTGTATAGTTGTAATTATAATGATCTTAAACTAGTTAATCATGTTTTCTAAGGCTATAAAGCTTGTCAAAgtactaaaaatttgaatttgagtttTGTGCGCtatacaaaatattctacactatcatgGGTAAACTCGACCTGCTATTGCagcttgaaaaagaaaaaaattgataaccTGCTTTAactgatagtgtagaatattttgtataGTGACAGAGAACAAAACCTAAATTCTAAAAATTATGGTTCATCTATACCTTAGAACAAACACATGCATGCAATTATTCTACATATATGTTGTGAGATAAATATGCTCATTACTTTTGAAGATTGAGATACTAGCACATAGCTATGGAAAGACATGAGATTCTTATGATTCGATAATGTAATATGGAAAGACATGAGATTCTTATGATTCGATAATATAATGTGGTAGTACAATACACTAAAACATGTTGATGTTGGAAGTAGCAAGAAAACACTcttatattttacataattaggAGAAGGTACAATGGAATTTTCAAAGAGATACTTTTAAGGGcatcttttttttgtttgttggtGATACACTTGACTTTCTAGGTAGTGATATAGTGATATCCAGCTTATTATCTTCTTGTCAACATCTTCTCTAGTGCAGGTTCATATACCTCAGAAGCCTACAAaagaatttcaaaagaaaatgaattttaaaaaaaagtagtagtaaataataaaatataagcaaaagaaaagaaaaaactcaaACGGTTTAGTAATTACATGCAAATGACCTAGATCATAAAGAACATGTTTCTATGAGTTCTAGTGATCAAGATATTTAACACAAACTTTATATTGAGATAATCAATATGATTATTGAGCTAATGATGAGTTAGATATCTTGTAAATATGCTATTAATTAAAttgtatatatctataatctaatCCTAGGCGGCATATATACTTGAAGTACAACTTGTATCAACCGTGTTTTTAAAAAGGATTAATCCTCTAATtaactataattaagaaaatTCACGTTTGAAAAATCCTTTCACTTTTAGTACTAAAACTGCAGCATCTTTTTcccattgaattattttttaaaattttaaagattaaaggtTTCTGAATTAAATAGGGTAAGTAGGGTTGCATGCAGAAACTTTCAAACTTATAGCATCTCTTTTTGGCCTTTAGTGATTTGTTAAATTTGTTTCTGAAATCCTAATTTTGTCTTCCGAAAATATTTATTGTTTGTAAAATGAAAAATTCGAATAGAAAAATCACACAAAATGAaagatttttttaatcaattttttgcaaaatatagataaaatttaGAACTGAATCCCTGAAAGACACGAAAGGGGAAGTATTTTTAGTACGGTTATCACATAGAGCTAATacacaaaaatttatattatcacttaattaaaatagtattatgattaaaattaattaataacctTAGCTTGCAACAAATGTCTCACTTTTCATTTACACTCTGTTTAAAACGAatgtctctttctcttttttccaaCCGTTCAATTTGAATTTTGCACGTGACATGTTTAAGGCTTCAAAATCATATACCGTATAATCTACGTTTCGATAGTTTAAGAACTCAAATTTAAGTCCCTTTTGTCTTTTATAAAGATGATGTCAAATTGTAATCAGACAAACAAACTGAAACGGACAcagcatttgtttttttttttagtagtaaAGTAAGTACCTATGCTCTTCATTAGCTCCAACTCCATTGTTGGCATTATTCGTATAAGTTGGAAAAGGGACATGGCCAGATTCAATACGCCTAAGATCCTCAAGAAGTATTTCATAGTGCCTCTTAACATCTTCAGCTGATTTTCCACCTCCAACAGCCCTTGCCACATTTTGCCAACGATCAGGTGTGTCCTTATCGAATTGAGCTAAAGCCCTTTCAAACAACTTGTTTTGTTGGGGAGTCCATGATGATCGAAGTGAACTCGATGCCATATTATATTGTTActttgaacaaataaaaaaaaaaagttgtaagAAAAGGACACTGTTACTCCAAAAGGAAACTACTTAGGAAATAGCTAATAGGGTAATGAGTGATGAAAAAAAGGGTGGGGATTTTAGGTGTTTATAAAGAGGTGAGAGGAATTAAAGGTAGGAGAGAGATGGAGGTGAGGCCAGTTGGAGTTGGAGAAGAATCTAAAATTTAGGTGACTCGTTTGCTTTGGAACCACAAGAACTACTGCCTCTGgcatctctctttctttttctctctactatatatagaatattttgaattttttatattttattcagtaACAAATTATATTCTACACTAGCCCCCAAGGGGCTGTTTGAATCGATTTGAGGG contains:
- the LOC107879537 gene encoding 2-hydroxy-6-oxo-2,4-heptadienoate hydrolase-like, giving the protein MGNVFAVIKPMLHGIMKVIGMTSKLVEIEPGTTLHLWVPIHHNPNNKTKPAVVFLHGFVANGIMTWLFQMISLRTSFAVYVPDLLFFGDSFTHRPERSTSFQAHCLAKAMMKLGVEKFSLVGFSYGGMVGFKLAQLYPHMVESMVMSSTVIEMTESISNASLKNINGFTTWADLLLPKTITDLKVLLSIGSHKFPWFPQFFYRDFLEVMFGNRKEKEELLEALVVSDKDATITDPNYSQRIYLLFGDDDKIFNQAISNTMKAKLGGNTTLEYIKRAGHLVQLERPCTYNHSLKKFLSYSS
- the LOC107879999 gene encoding protein RADIALIS-like 3; this encodes MASSSLRSSWTPQQNKLFERALAQFDKDTPDRWQNVARAVGGGKSAEDVKRHYEILLEDLRRIESGHVPFPTYTNNANNGVGANEEHRLLRYMNLH